One genomic segment of Motacilla alba alba isolate MOTALB_02 chromosome 1A, Motacilla_alba_V1.0_pri, whole genome shotgun sequence includes these proteins:
- the LOC119708264 gene encoding potassium voltage-gated channel subfamily A member 6-like gives MRAEEPLALAAPRAGGEAEAEAPGEERTGGSCCSSERLVINISGLRFETQLRTLSIFPDTLLGDPSRRVRYFDPLRNEYFFDRNRPSFDAILYYYQSGGRLRRPVHVPLDIFLEEIRFYQLGQEAIETFREDEGFIPEEEKPLPQHHFQRQVWLLFEYPESSGPARAIAIVSVLVILISIVIFCLETLPEFRQEPKGPQPGFREAAPLGDEALLLLPLPLPSGTTPSLRPAAGSGPFFTDPFFLIETLCIIWFSFELLVRFFACPSKPEFSRNIMNIIDIVAIIPYFITLGTELAQQQQQKQQPGSSSNNGGQQQAMSLAILRVIRLVRVFRIFKLSRHSKGLQILGKTLQASMRELGLLIFFLFIGVILFSSAVYFAETDDPDSLFTSIPDAFWWAVVSMTTVGYGDMYPMTIGGKIVGSLCAIAGVLTIALPVPVIVSNFNYFYHRETDHEEQCQYTHVTCGQQQSPFSEPKKGDSNQSLSKSEFLGAEDLESMKYSNFIPPNNQGYKEKKMLTEV, from the coding sequence ATGCGGGCGGAGGAGCCGCTGGCGCTGGCGGCCCCGAGGGCGGGCGGCGAGGCGGAGGCGGAGGCGCCAGGCGAGGAGCGGACCGgcggcagctgctgcagcagcgaGCGCCTGGTGATCAACATCTCGGGGCTGCGCTTCGAGACGCAGCTGAGGACCCTGTCTATCTTCCCCGACACGCTGCTGGGCGACCCCAGCCGACGGGTGCGCTACTTCGACCCGCTACGCAACGAGTACTTCTTCGACCGCAACCGACCCAGCTTCGACGCCATCCTCTACTACTACCAGTCCGGGGGGCGGCTCCGCCGGCCGGTCCATGTGCCCCTCGACATCTTCCTGGAGGAGATCCGCTTCTACCAGCTGGGCCAGGAGGCTATCGAGACATTCCGGGAGGACGAGGGCTTCATCCCAGAGGAGGAGaagcccctgccccagcaccacTTCCAACGCCAGGTCTGGCTGCTCTTTGAGTACCCCGAGAGCTCCGGACCAGCCCGGGCCATCGCCATCGTCTCCGTGCTGGTCATCCTCATTTCCATCGTCATCTTCTGCCTGGAGACCCTGCCTGAGTTCCGCCAGGAGCCCAAGGGACCCCAGCCTGGCTTCAGGGAGGCTGCACCTCTCGGGGAtgaggcactgctgctgctgccgctgccacTGCCAAGTGGGACCACCCCATCCCTACGCCCTGCCGCCGGCTCCGGCCCGTTCTTCACAGACCCCTTCTTCCTCATTGAGACCCTGTGCATCATCTGGTTCTCCTTTGAGCTCCTCGTGCGCTTCTTCGCCTGCCCCAGCAAGCCTGAGTTCTCCCGCAACATCATGAACATCATCGACATCGTGGCCATCATCCCCTACTTCATCACCCTGGGAACCgagctggcccagcagcagcaacagaagcaacagcccgggagcagcagcaacaatGGGGGCCAGCAGCAAGCCATGTCCCTGGCCATCCTCAGAGTCATCCGCCTGGTCAGGGTCTTCAGGATTTTCAAGCTCTCCAGGCACTCCAAGGGGCTGCAGATCTTAGGGAAGACTCTCCAGGCCAGcatgagggagctgggcctcctcatcttcttcctcttcatcgGGGTGATCCTATTCTCCAGCGCCGTCTACTTTGCAGAGACTGATGACCCTGACTCGCTGTTCACCAGCATCCCTGATGCTTTCTGGTGGGCAGTGGTGTCCATGACCACTGTGGGCTATGGTGATATGTATCCCATGACCATTGGTGGCAAGATTGTGGGCTCCTTGTGTGCCATCGCTGGTGTGCTCACCATTGCCCTCCCCGTCCCTGTCATCGTATCCAACTTCAACTACTTCTACCACCGAGAGACTGACCATGAGGAGCAGTGCCAGTACACCCATGTCACCTGTGGCCAGCAACAGTCACCCTTCTCAGAGCCCAAGAAAGGGGACAGTAATCAGTCCCTCAGCAAATCTGAATTCCTGGGAGCAGAAGACCTGGAGTCCATGAAATATTCCAACTTCATTCCTCCCAATAACCAGGGatataaagagaagaaaatgctgacAGAAGTGTGA